The Paenibacillus mucilaginosus 3016 genome includes the window AATTTCGGTTTCCCGGGAGGGGAGATTGCGGTACAATCGGGGGAAGAGGCGGGCGGTCGGCCGCCGTGTTCAGGCCATTATTGTATCCGTTTTCAAACAGTCGGAGGGAAGGGGAAGCCGCATTGCAAAAGAAAGTGTACGTTCCGATCCTGGTGCTGCTCGCCGGGCTGCTTGCTGCAGCGGGTGTGCTCTTCCTCGCGGTCCGTCACCTCACCCGCGCGGACGGGTCAGGACAGGCGGCCTCCCGGCAGGAGGCCGACCGCGCCACTCTTCAGCCGGCAGTGCTGAAGATCGTCTTCCCGCTGGAGCGGCCTGCGAACGAGGCGGAGGTGATCCGGGCCGTTGAAGCGAAGCTGGCGCAGGACGGTCTCCCTTTGAAGCTGGAGATTACCTATATCCCGTACGCCCAGTACTGGAATAAGATATGGCTGCTTGCCGCCAGCGGCGAACCTTATGATCTCGTGGTGACGGCCTACTCGAATATACCGGATCTCGCAGCGAAAAAAGTGCTCGCCCCGCTGGATGAGGCGCTGGAGGGCTACGGCCCAAGCCTGGTGAAGAGCACCCCGGCTTACGCATTCAAGGGAGTGACGGTGAACGGCCGCATCTACGGTATCCCCCGTGTGATGCCGATGGCGGAGTTCCAGAGCTTCCTGCAGATCCGGGGTGACCTTCGGAAGAAGTACGGCCTGCCGGAGATCCGGACGATAGCCGGCATGGATGCCTATCTCGAGGCGGTGTCGAAGCATGAGAAGGATATCGTCCCTTACTATTATGATACGGGCAAGTTCTTGCTGCGCGAATACGGCAATGCAGCGTTCCTGGCCGGGGGATTTTTCAATTCCCCGGTTTATATTGATCCAGACGACCCCGATCTGCTGGTCAGGAACACCTACGAGTCGGACCGCTTCCGGGATATTATGGCGAAGATGCATGAGTGGCAGGCCAAGGGCTATGCGCCTTATCCGCCTTCCGTCACCTCGCAGTTCCCGGACCCGGAGCAGGCCTTCCTTTCGGGGCGGGTGGCTGCCACATGGAGCGTGGTCATGAAGCAGACGGAGCGGGTCGATGACTTCAAGGCGGCCCATCCGGAAGGGGAGCTCGAGAATGTGTATCTTCATCCGGAGAAGCCCAAGTATCTCTTCACGGCGGCGGATAACATTCTGTCCGTGCTGTCCACCAGTGCCCATGTGAAAGAGTCGGTGGCTTTCGTGAACTGGCTGAGAAGCAGCCAGGAGAACTTCGATCTTTTTACCT containing:
- a CDS encoding ABC transporter substrate-binding protein, whose product is MQKKVYVPILVLLAGLLAAAGVLFLAVRHLTRADGSGQAASRQEADRATLQPAVLKIVFPLERPANEAEVIRAVEAKLAQDGLPLKLEITYIPYAQYWNKIWLLAASGEPYDLVVTAYSNIPDLAAKKVLAPLDEALEGYGPSLVKSTPAYAFKGVTVNGRIYGIPRVMPMAEFQSFLQIRGDLRKKYGLPEIRTIAGMDAYLEAVSKHEKDIVPYYYDTGKFLLREYGNAAFLAGGFFNSPVYIDPDDPDLLVRNTYESDRFRDIMAKMHEWQAKGYAPYPPSVTSQFPDPEQAFLSGRVAATWSVVMKQTERVDDFKAAHPEGELENVYLHPEKPKYLFTAADNILSVLSTSAHVKESVAFVNWLRSSQENFDLFTYGIEGVHYKLKDGALSYEGIPPERRYTPVHWAWDDIRYARFSEHIPKEYAAALRSWDQDAVLSPTLGFVPDLAPVKSEMAQLQVITGEYLPQLYDAGVDWESVMGAFRAKLKDAGIDHVVEEIQEQFDRFREEGGGASGIPGDS